In the genome of Rhodamnia argentea isolate NSW1041297 chromosome 3, ASM2092103v1, whole genome shotgun sequence, one region contains:
- the LOC115728114 gene encoding ras-related protein RABA5a-like: MALNSEDEQAEDYLFKIVLIGDSAVGKSNLLARFARDEFYPNSKSTIGVEFQTQKLNIDGKEIKAQIWDTAGQERFRAVTSAYYRGAVGALLVYDISRHQTFDSVGRWLNELHTHSDMNVITVLVGNKSDLKDAREVSPAEGKTLAEAQGLFFMETSALDSSNVAAAFQTVVKEIYGVLKRKVVASQEVNKQDPEWLGNGKTVVLDGEGKSEEDVPPRKSRCCGT, translated from the exons ATGGCTTTGAATTCTGAGGACGAACAAGCTGAAGATTATTTGTTCAAGATAGTTTTAATTGGTGATTCAGCGGTTGGGAAGTCAAATTTGCTTGCAAGATTTGCCAGAGATGAGTTTTACCCTAATTCCAAGTCCACAATCGGAGTGGAATTCCAAACGCAAAAATTAAATATCGATGGCAAGGAGATCAAGGCGCAAATCTGGGATACAGCAGGTCAGGAGCGGTTCAGGGCCGTCACCTCTGCATACTACAGAGGCGCAGTTGGAGCTCTGCTTGTGTACGATATTAGTAGGCACCAGACATTCGATAGCGTCGGTAGATGGCTCAATGAACTTCATa CTCATTCCGACATGAACGTGATAACAGTTCTGGTTGGCAACAAGTCGGATCTAAAGGATGCGAGGGAGGTGAGCCCTGCCGAAGGCAAGACATTGGCGGAGGCGCAGGGCTTGTTTTTCATGGAGACATCGGCCCTCGATTCTTCTAACGTGGCGGCCGCATTTCAAACCGTGGTTAAAGAAATCTACGGCGTGCTGAAGCGGAAAGTGGTGGCGTCCCAAGAGGTCAATAAGCAAGACCCCGAGTGGTTGGGGAACGGGAAGACCGTAGTCCTGGATGGAGAGGGCAAGAGCGAAGAAGACGTGCCTCCTCGAAAATCTCGGTGTTGTGGGACATAA
- the LOC115728107 gene encoding inositol transporter 4, which translates to MEGGHTKADKTEFTECWRTTWKTPYIMRLALSAGIGGLLFGYDTGVISGALLYIKEEFETVDKKTWLQETIVSMAVAGAIVGAAVGGWINDRFGRKVSILLADVLFFFGAIVMAAAVAPWMLIIGRILVGLGVGMASMTAPLYISEASPARIRGALVSTNGLLITGGQFLAYLINLAFTHAHGTWRWMLGVAGLPALVQFILMFSLPESPRWLYRKNKINEARSILAKIYPANELEDEMRALQESVEAEKADESIVGESMIAKVKGAWSNPIVRRGLYAGITVQVAQQFVGINTVMYYSPTIVQFAGFASNRTALALSLITSGLNAVGSIVSMAFVDRYGRRRLMLISMFGIISCLVVLSALFWQASVHAPAIGKLESNHFGGNTTCPAYLSAPDAASWNCMSCLHADCAFCSDGTSKYQPGACLISDKGIKSMCRDDRRIWFEHGCPSKFGIFAVLLLGLYIISYSPGMGTVPWIVNSEIYPLRYRGTGGGIAAVANWCSNLVVSETFLTLTKALGSAGTFLLFAGFSFLGLIAIFLLVPETKGLQFEEVEKMLQEGYKPKAFKKRNSKVEGSS; encoded by the exons ATGGAGGGAGGTCATACGAAAGCTGATAAGACGGAGTTCACCGAATGTTGGCGGACGACATGGAAGACGCCTTATATTATGAGGCTTGCGCTCTCAGCTGGAATTGGTGGATTGTTGTTTGGCTATGACACAG GCGTCATTTCTGGGGCGTTGCTCTATATAAAGGAGGAATTCGAAACCGTCGACAAGAAAACATGGCTACAG GAAACTATTGTGAGTATGGCTGTTGCTGGAGCTATCGTTGGGGCTGCTGTTGGCGGGTGGATCAACGATAGATTCGGGAGGAAGGTATCCATACTTCTCGCCGACGTCCTGTTCTTTTTCGGTGCGATCGTCATGGCCGCTGCTGTAGCTCCATGGATGCTCATCATTGGAAGAATACTCGTAGGTTTAGGCGTTGGAATGGCTTCCATGACTGCGCCTCTCTACATTTCCGAAGCTTCTCCTGCTAGGATAAGGGGTGCTCTTGTTAGCACAAACGGTTTGCTCATTACCGGAGGGCAATTCTTGGCTTATCTCATTAATCTGGCCTTCACTCAT GCACATGGGACTTGGCGTTGGATGCTCGGGGTAGCCGGACTTCCTGCCCTTGTTCAATTCATCCTCATGTTCAGTCTGCCAGAGTCTCCTAGGTGGCTCTACAGAAAG AACAAGATCAATGAAGCTAGGAGTATCTTGGCCAAGATTTATCCTGCCAATGAGCTTGAGGACGAAATGAGAGCCCTGCAAGAATCTGTTGAAGCTGAAAAAGCTGATGAGAGCATCGTTGGAGAGAGTATGATCGCCAAAGTGAAGGGTGCTTGGAGTAACCCAATAGTCCGAAGAGGATTATATGCTGGAATTACGGTTCAAGTGGCTCAGCAGTTTGTGGGAATTAACACGGTCATGTATTACAGTCCGACGATAGTTCAATTTGCTGGGTTTGCTTCGAACAGGACCGctttggctctctctctcataacTTCCGGCCTCAACGCGGTTGGTTCTATTGTGAGCATGGCATTTGTTGATAGATATGGACGGAGAAGGTTGATGCTCATCTCCATGTTTGGCATTATCTCTTGCTTGGTCGTATTATCTGCCTTATTCTGGCAAGCGTCTGTACACGCCCCTGCTATTGGTAAGCTGGAATCTAACCACTTTGGTGGAAACACTACGTGTCCCGCTTATTTGTCGGCTCCAGATGCAGCCTCATGGAACTGCATGTCTTGCTTGCATGCTGATTGTGCATTTTGTTCCGATGGTACAAGTAAG TATCAACCTGGAGCATGCCTGATTTCTGACAAAGGAATAAAGAGCATGTGTCGAGACGACCGAAGGATATGGTTCGAGCATGGCTGTCCAAGCAAATTCGGAATATTTGCCGTCCTTCTTCTTGGGTTGTACATCATTTCTTATTCGCCTGGGATGGGAACCGTGCCGTGGATCGTGAATTCGGAGATCTACCCACTGAGGTATCGAGGCACCGGGGGAGGAATTGCAGCGGTCGCTAACTGGTGCTCGAATTTAGTCGTGAGCGAGACGTTCTTGACCTTGACGAAGGCTCTTGGCTCAGCCGGCACCTTCCTCCTTTTCGCCGGGTTTTCCTTCCTCGGCCTCATCGCCATCTTCCTCTTGGTGCCGGAAACCAAAGGGTTGCAGTTCGAGGAAGTTGAGAAGATGCTGCAAGAGGGATACAAGCCCAAGGCTTTTAAGAAAAGGAACTCCAAAGTTGAAGGGTCTTCTTGA